The following proteins are encoded in a genomic region of Thermococcus henrietii:
- a CDS encoding DUF1931 family protein, with protein MAEMIIPYPQLQKILERTCELAVIKPRAEEMMDIVEKKLSDLFEVAYENAKVERSSTIKMRHIPITKGFKNSLNLFRAVIEDEKVQIEPIRKYVLKKIPGDIPLEEDVVNELPVIAGTLFVLIGRVIKALHPEIKNVYPEHIEEAKKVLDYTL; from the coding sequence ATGGCCGAGATGATAATACCCTACCCACAGCTCCAGAAGATTCTGGAGAGGACCTGTGAGCTCGCGGTCATCAAGCCGAGGGCGGAGGAGATGATGGACATCGTTGAGAAGAAGCTCAGCGACCTCTTCGAGGTTGCCTACGAGAACGCGAAGGTCGAGCGCTCGAGCACGATAAAGATGCGCCACATACCGATTACCAAGGGCTTCAAGAACAGCCTCAACCTCTTCAGGGCCGTCATCGAGGACGAGAAGGTCCAGATTGAGCCAATCAGGAAGTACGTCCTCAAGAAGATACCCGGCGACATTCCGCTCGAGGAGGACGTCGTCAACGAGCTTCCGGTCATAGCCGGAACGCTCTTCGTGCTCATTGGAAGGGTTATCAAGGCGCTCCACCCCGAAATCAAAAACGTCTACCCGGAGCACATCGAGGAGGCCAAGAAGGTTCTGGATTACACACTTTGA
- a CDS encoding NTP transferase domain-containing protein has translation MLGVILAFPEKRWENYTLPVNGEPVVRLTERRLLTAKRIHEVITIVRRDKLKTYSLHISKPIPVTARSKMEALLRALPDGPFFLVEGNMPLIMPFLVNYLIGLFYENEPEALIPVWNDGSAEVFHAVYEPDALREAIESALAEGYRNFSRVIEFLDYEPVSIEELAKRNPKVTLSFFRVRNSLDVAFAEKTIEELKARGEPF, from the coding sequence ATGCTCGGCGTTATACTGGCGTTTCCGGAGAAAAGGTGGGAAAACTACACCCTGCCCGTGAACGGGGAACCCGTCGTCAGGCTCACGGAGAGGAGGCTCTTAACCGCCAAAAGAATCCACGAGGTCATTACAATTGTTAGACGGGACAAGCTGAAGACTTACTCGCTCCACATTTCCAAGCCCATTCCAGTAACGGCAAGGAGCAAGATGGAGGCCCTCCTTAGAGCCCTCCCCGACGGGCCCTTCTTCCTGGTCGAGGGGAACATGCCCCTGATAATGCCCTTCCTCGTGAACTACCTCATCGGTCTCTTCTACGAGAACGAACCTGAGGCGCTAATCCCGGTCTGGAACGACGGGAGCGCCGAGGTATTTCACGCGGTCTACGAGCCGGACGCGCTGAGGGAGGCGATAGAATCGGCCCTCGCAGAGGGTTACAGGAACTTTTCAAGGGTTATCGAGTTCCTCGACTACGAGCCGGTTTCAATAGAGGAGCTGGCGAAGAGGAACCCCAAAGTGACCCTCAGCTTCTTCCGCGTCAGGAACTCCCTTGACGTCGCTTTCGCGGAGAAAACGATTGAAGAGCTCAAAGCCAGGGGAGAGCCCTTTTAA
- a CDS encoding biotin operon repressor, with the protein MPRERMLRDSPVKRAILAGPFPLSGEELAERFGISRVAVWKHVRELRELGYSIRSTGKGYVLEGKPDVPYPWELPVSSVYLPETASTMDVAWKLGDWTFAVAGTQRSGRGRKGSRWPSPPGGLYFSVPVSPELRLSETGSILKSVLSALLDALSDLGVGAEPVGKAIYVGDLKLGGVLVEVSGEMEEVRRAVVGVGLNVNNPVPEGAVSLRMLLGEVSLLEVARKVLPAVEDGLRRFLRVRGSSER; encoded by the coding sequence GTGCCGAGGGAGAGAATGCTTCGCGATAGCCCTGTCAAGAGGGCGATTCTGGCCGGCCCATTCCCTCTTTCCGGGGAGGAACTGGCTGAGAGATTCGGAATCTCGCGCGTTGCCGTTTGGAAGCACGTGCGGGAGCTCAGGGAGCTCGGCTACTCCATACGCTCGACCGGGAAGGGCTACGTCCTCGAGGGAAAACCGGACGTCCCTTACCCGTGGGAGCTACCCGTCAGTTCCGTCTACCTCCCGGAGACGGCTTCAACGATGGACGTCGCGTGGAAACTGGGTGACTGGACCTTCGCAGTTGCGGGGACCCAGCGTTCCGGAAGGGGGAGAAAGGGTAGCCGCTGGCCCTCCCCTCCCGGCGGCCTGTACTTCTCCGTGCCCGTCTCGCCGGAGCTCCGCCTCTCCGAGACCGGCTCGATTTTGAAGTCTGTGCTCTCGGCGCTCTTGGATGCCCTCAGCGACCTCGGCGTAGGCGCCGAACCCGTGGGAAAGGCAATCTACGTCGGAGACCTGAAGCTCGGGGGAGTCCTCGTCGAGGTCTCCGGCGAGATGGAGGAGGTGAGACGCGCCGTCGTGGGGGTCGGCCTCAACGTGAACAACCCCGTTCCGGAGGGTGCCGTCTCCCTCAGGATGCTGCTCGGAGAGGTCTCGCTCCTTGAGGTGGCGAGGAAGGTGCTACCTGCTGTCGAGGATGGTCTGAGAAGGTTTTTAAGGGTCCGGGGGAGCTCTGAGCGATGA
- a CDS encoding energy-coupling factor transporter transmembrane component T family protein has translation MIYQFYVERDSLLHSLDPRVKIIGMLIGITSLMLFNDPKVLIPLFLLILLSGRLLGKLGIGEQLRLLKPLLFIVFITVLIWPLVYKPRLTGLLLGVSFSLRLLGFGLITFQLLMTTRQRELILGFVRLGLPYELGLTLTIALRYIPTLYGIAGTIMDAQRSRGLELDRGNLLERILKTVPILIPLIVASLKTAHELSIALESRAFGASKRRTFYRDVSMRGRDYLALGILMACFASLLYLRFALGFGHVVIYR, from the coding sequence GTGATTTACCAGTTCTACGTCGAAAGGGACTCGCTCCTGCACTCGCTCGACCCCCGCGTCAAGATAATCGGGATGCTCATCGGGATAACTTCTCTGATGCTTTTCAACGACCCGAAGGTTCTCATCCCCCTGTTCCTGCTCATCTTGCTCTCGGGCAGACTGCTCGGAAAGCTCGGAATAGGCGAGCAGTTGAGACTCCTCAAACCTCTCCTCTTCATCGTCTTCATAACTGTCCTAATCTGGCCACTCGTTTACAAGCCGAGGCTCACTGGCCTTCTGCTCGGCGTCTCGTTCTCGCTCCGCCTGCTCGGTTTTGGACTGATAACCTTCCAGCTCCTGATGACGACGAGGCAGAGGGAGCTGATACTTGGCTTCGTCAGGCTCGGCCTTCCCTATGAACTGGGCCTAACCCTCACGATAGCGCTCCGCTACATCCCGACTCTCTATGGCATTGCGGGCACGATAATGGACGCCCAGAGGAGTCGCGGTCTCGAGCTCGACAGGGGAAACCTCTTGGAGAGAATCCTGAAGACAGTCCCAATCCTGATTCCCCTCATCGTTGCCTCACTCAAAACGGCCCACGAGCTCAGCATAGCCCTTGAGAGCAGGGCTTTCGGGGCGAGCAAGAGGAGAACCTTCTACCGGGACGTATCGATGAGGGGAAGGGACTACCTGGCCCTTGGAATCTTGATGGCCTGCTTCGCGTCCCTCCTGTACCTCCGCTTTGCTCTCGGCTTCGGGCACGTCGTCATCTACCGGTGA
- a CDS encoding Lrp/AsnC family transcriptional regulator, with product MPGIDEKNREILRILRSNGRITLTELGKRVNLSPASVKSRLEKLERLGAVKGYSAVIDPAFLGNLVTALIFIRLKDVDPYTRSMLRELASLDNIEFLYLKTGDHNVLLKGEFRDMDELREFLKSLKKTFGVNALSIEANLVVEELKNCWLADEDASRR from the coding sequence ATGCCCGGAATTGACGAGAAGAACAGGGAAATTCTGAGAATCCTCCGCTCAAACGGTAGGATTACGCTGACCGAGCTCGGAAAAAGGGTCAACCTCTCCCCCGCGAGCGTGAAGAGCAGGCTTGAGAAACTCGAAAGGCTCGGCGCGGTTAAGGGCTACTCGGCGGTGATTGACCCGGCATTCCTCGGGAATCTCGTTACAGCCCTAATCTTCATCAGGCTCAAGGACGTTGACCCCTACACTAGGAGCATGCTCCGCGAGCTTGCCTCACTCGACAACATCGAGTTCCTCTACCTAAAAACCGGAGACCACAACGTACTGCTGAAGGGAGAATTCAGGGACATGGATGAGCTCAGGGAGTTCCTGAAGAGTCTGAAAAAGACCTTCGGCGTAAACGCGCTCTCAATCGAGGCGAACCTCGTCGTCGAGGAGCTCAAAAACTGCTGGCTCGCCGATGAGGACGCCTCCCGACGCTGA
- a CDS encoding DUF63 family protein, which translates to MGIEKALWDFFYNEFWHPMFTRSGYNAVNTFVYAFLFGLGVIYSYRYIIKPLKIRVDERLFWAVTPMVVFGATVRALVDGGVLPENPLILTPGIFFTAFVLIVPAIVADAKLKTYPKITIGWGTVLALWANYMLVTHAKNWRPYELTLLYTFISWAVVLAYYHWRPFDKLYLYAVLAHYYDMGSTVVGIHDYHYHEVHWIESHLVHWFGAFVYYPWITLILVVVYYALKYLVPDEEERRFWYLAVYIIGLGPAIRDPAQMVLQV; encoded by the coding sequence ATGGGCATCGAGAAGGCTCTGTGGGATTTCTTCTACAATGAATTCTGGCATCCAATGTTCACTAGGAGTGGCTACAACGCCGTCAACACGTTCGTTTACGCCTTCCTCTTCGGTCTTGGGGTCATTTACTCCTACCGTTACATAATAAAGCCCCTGAAAATTAGAGTCGATGAGCGGCTCTTCTGGGCGGTAACGCCGATGGTCGTCTTTGGGGCAACGGTGAGGGCCCTCGTTGATGGGGGCGTCCTGCCCGAGAATCCGCTTATTTTAACCCCCGGAATATTCTTCACGGCCTTTGTCCTTATAGTTCCTGCGATAGTGGCCGATGCGAAGCTCAAAACCTACCCAAAGATTACAATCGGGTGGGGAACGGTTCTGGCCCTCTGGGCGAACTACATGCTCGTAACCCACGCCAAGAACTGGCGCCCATACGAGCTGACGCTCCTTTACACCTTCATAAGCTGGGCCGTGGTTTTAGCCTACTACCACTGGAGGCCCTTCGATAAGCTCTACCTCTACGCGGTTTTAGCTCACTACTATGATATGGGCTCAACGGTCGTTGGAATCCACGACTACCACTACCACGAGGTCCACTGGATTGAGAGCCACCTCGTTCACTGGTTCGGGGCCTTCGTTTACTACCCTTGGATAACCCTGATTCTGGTCGTCGTCTACTACGCTCTCAAGTACTTAGTTCCGGACGAGGAGGAGCGGCGCTTCTGGTACCTCGCGGTCTACATCATCGGTCTCGGTCCCGCAATCCGCGACCCGGCCCAGATGGTCCTGCAGGTTTGA
- a CDS encoding energy-coupling factor ABC transporter ATP-binding protein, whose translation MILVENLHFAYNGREVLKGIDLAFGEEILALVGPNGSGKTTLAKHLNGLLKPTQGRVLVDGMDTREHTVAELSRKVGYVFQNPEHMFFEETVFKEVAFGPKNLGLDDSEVEERVRWALEAVGLEGFEERTPYSLSGGEKQRLAIACVLAMRPKYLILDEPTTGLDWKAERSVVETIKSLREDGHGILLITHDMDLVLELAERVVLLENGKKAFDGPVEEFFNLDLERHGLERPELLVLAEKLGAGFVRSVEELAGRVRK comes from the coding sequence ATGATACTGGTGGAGAACCTTCACTTCGCCTACAACGGGCGGGAAGTCCTCAAGGGGATAGACCTAGCCTTTGGGGAGGAAATCCTTGCGTTAGTTGGCCCGAACGGCAGCGGGAAGACGACGCTGGCCAAGCACCTCAACGGCCTTCTAAAGCCAACCCAGGGAAGGGTTCTCGTTGACGGGATGGACACGAGGGAGCACACGGTAGCGGAACTGAGCAGAAAGGTCGGCTACGTCTTCCAGAACCCCGAGCACATGTTTTTTGAGGAGACGGTCTTCAAGGAGGTCGCCTTTGGGCCGAAGAACCTTGGACTGGATGATTCGGAAGTCGAGGAGCGGGTTCGCTGGGCCCTTGAAGCGGTTGGCCTTGAGGGATTCGAGGAGAGAACGCCCTACTCCCTGAGCGGTGGGGAGAAGCAGAGGTTGGCTATAGCCTGCGTTCTGGCGATGAGGCCGAAGTACCTAATCCTCGACGAGCCGACGACGGGGCTCGACTGGAAGGCTGAGAGGAGCGTTGTTGAGACGATTAAATCGCTCCGCGAGGATGGCCACGGGATTCTGCTCATAACCCACGACATGGATTTGGTGCTCGAGCTCGCCGAGCGCGTGGTTCTCCTTGAGAACGGGAAGAAGGCCTTCGATGGCCCGGTTGAGGAGTTCTTCAACCTTGACCTTGAGCGCCACGGGCTTGAGAGGCCCGAACTGCTCGTCCTTGCGGAAAAACTTGGCGCCGGCTTCGTGAGAAGCGTTGAGGAGCTTGCGGGGAGGGTTAGGAAGTGA
- a CDS encoding DEAD/DEAH box helicase, with translation MLFVIRPGRKKNELEAFFIENEPEKLSEMRNLKAERIFRLIMREGRLFKVLEGSNYRNPKEIEKLLRQARIVLVNADEWEDYFKRRLQNKRVEKAELCRLCLLEGRITVLTPGNRIKYRNEYICERCAEDELKRELRFRFNSIAMFEQAKKLLDRFRDLDKVLYAFDPRFDPTKHPEVTKWDELKAKHVKVEKVKVDELPLPERFKEVLKAEGVKELLPVQSLAVKNGLLEGENLLVVSATASGKTLIGELAGVPKAMKGKKLLFLVPLVALANQKYEDFRRRYSKLGLRVAIRVGMSRIKTRDELVVVDTGIDADIIVGTYEGIDYLLRAGRKIGNVGTIVIDEIHTLDDEERGPRLDGLIARLRRLYPKAQFIGLSATVGNPEELAKELGLKLVLYDERPVDLERHIIIARNESEKWRHIANLCRAEAMRKSRQGYKGQTIVFTFSRKRTHELSAYLTSKGLRAKPYHSGLPYKQRKLTEMEFLAQRLDVVVTTAALGAGVDFPASQVIFESLAMGNKWLTVREFHQMLGRAGRPLYHEKGKVYLIVEPGRKYSAQMEGTEEEIAFKLLTAPIEPVTVEWSDELEQDNVLAHSCVFNRLDVIEDVQERCLGANQSAEKVLEKLEEFELVRLKRPLVEVTPYGRAVSMSFLLPKEAEFIRRNLREKPARWIALKLHPFENLYLSGTLQRELEGAVRGRISANVFSPSFASILEELDKVIPELSPNSAERLFTIYQEFFMCGEEDCTEYAMERVGDLIIELRRSGKHPTQIAEHFRKVYGLIVYPGDVFTWLDGIVRKLEAIERIARVFRVRKAEEEAKVLRREIEEGRTLS, from the coding sequence ATGCTCTTCGTAATCAGGCCCGGAAGGAAGAAGAACGAGCTTGAGGCCTTTTTCATCGAGAACGAGCCGGAGAAGCTTAGCGAGATGAGGAACCTGAAGGCCGAGCGGATATTCCGCCTCATAATGCGAGAGGGAAGGCTCTTCAAGGTCTTGGAGGGGAGCAACTACCGCAATCCAAAGGAGATTGAAAAACTCCTTCGCCAGGCGAGAATAGTCCTCGTAAACGCGGACGAGTGGGAGGACTACTTTAAGAGGAGGCTCCAGAACAAAAGAGTGGAAAAGGCCGAGCTGTGCCGTCTCTGCCTCCTTGAGGGCAGGATAACCGTCCTAACGCCCGGCAACAGGATAAAGTACCGGAACGAGTACATCTGCGAGCGCTGTGCGGAGGACGAACTTAAGAGGGAGCTCCGCTTTAGGTTCAACAGCATAGCGATGTTCGAGCAGGCTAAGAAACTCCTCGACAGGTTTAGGGACCTCGATAAGGTTTTGTATGCCTTCGACCCGCGCTTCGACCCGACGAAGCACCCGGAAGTTACCAAGTGGGACGAGCTGAAGGCGAAGCACGTCAAGGTCGAAAAGGTCAAGGTTGACGAGCTCCCGCTTCCGGAGAGGTTTAAGGAAGTTCTGAAGGCCGAGGGCGTGAAGGAGCTCCTCCCCGTTCAGAGTCTGGCCGTCAAGAACGGCCTCCTTGAGGGGGAGAACCTCCTCGTCGTTTCCGCGACTGCGAGCGGTAAAACGCTAATCGGTGAGCTGGCAGGGGTTCCCAAGGCGATGAAAGGCAAAAAGCTCCTCTTCTTGGTTCCGCTCGTGGCCCTGGCAAACCAGAAGTACGAGGACTTCAGGAGGAGGTATTCGAAGCTCGGCCTCCGCGTTGCCATTCGCGTTGGAATGAGCCGTATAAAGACCCGGGACGAGCTCGTCGTTGTCGATACTGGAATCGACGCCGACATCATCGTGGGAACCTACGAGGGAATAGACTACCTCCTCCGCGCCGGAAGGAAGATAGGAAACGTTGGGACGATTGTTATAGACGAGATACACACGCTCGACGACGAGGAGCGCGGGCCGAGGCTCGACGGACTAATCGCGAGGCTGAGGAGGCTCTATCCAAAGGCCCAGTTCATAGGCCTTTCCGCAACCGTCGGGAATCCTGAGGAGCTGGCCAAGGAACTCGGCCTTAAACTGGTGCTCTACGACGAGAGGCCGGTTGATTTGGAAAGGCACATCATAATAGCGAGAAACGAGTCCGAGAAGTGGCGTCACATAGCCAACCTCTGCAGGGCTGAGGCGATGAGGAAGTCGAGGCAGGGCTACAAGGGGCAGACGATAGTCTTCACGTTCTCAAGGAAGCGCACGCACGAGCTTTCGGCCTATTTAACGAGCAAGGGGCTCCGCGCGAAGCCCTACCACTCCGGTTTGCCCTACAAGCAGAGAAAGCTCACCGAGATGGAGTTCTTAGCTCAAAGGCTCGACGTCGTTGTCACAACCGCGGCATTGGGGGCGGGCGTGGACTTTCCAGCGAGCCAAGTCATCTTCGAGAGCCTCGCGATGGGTAACAAGTGGTTAACCGTCAGGGAGTTCCACCAGATGCTTGGAAGGGCAGGAAGGCCCCTCTACCACGAGAAGGGAAAAGTTTACCTAATAGTCGAGCCCGGGCGAAAGTATTCTGCCCAGATGGAGGGGACCGAGGAAGAAATAGCTTTCAAGCTCCTTACCGCGCCGATAGAGCCCGTAACTGTGGAGTGGAGCGACGAGCTTGAGCAGGACAACGTCCTCGCTCACTCCTGCGTCTTCAATCGGCTTGACGTTATCGAGGATGTTCAGGAGCGTTGCTTGGGGGCCAACCAGAGTGCCGAGAAGGTCTTGGAAAAGCTGGAGGAGTTCGAACTCGTGAGGCTCAAAAGGCCCCTCGTCGAGGTTACTCCTTACGGACGGGCAGTTAGCATGAGCTTTTTACTGCCAAAGGAGGCGGAGTTCATAAGGAGGAACCTTCGGGAGAAGCCCGCGAGGTGGATTGCGCTCAAGCTTCACCCCTTCGAGAACCTCTACCTGAGTGGAACGCTCCAGCGGGAGCTTGAGGGGGCCGTGAGAGGCAGGATAAGCGCCAACGTCTTCTCGCCAAGCTTTGCCTCCATCTTGGAAGAGCTTGACAAGGTGATTCCCGAGCTGAGTCCCAACTCCGCGGAGAGGCTGTTCACGATTTACCAGGAGTTCTTCATGTGCGGTGAGGAAGACTGCACCGAGTACGCGATGGAAAGGGTTGGAGACCTGATAATCGAGCTTCGTAGGAGCGGGAAGCATCCGACGCAGATAGCGGAGCACTTCAGGAAGGTTTACGGCCTCATCGTTTACCCGGGAGACGTCTTCACGTGGCTCGACGGCATCGTCAGGAAGCTTGAAGCGATAGAGAGAATCGCAAGGGTCTTCCGCGTGAGAAAGGCCGAGGAAGAGGCGAAGGTTCTTAGAAGGGAAATAGAAGAGGGGAGAACCCTCAGCTGA
- a CDS encoding biotin transporter BioY — protein MKAREVSLTGLFVALTAVSAQIQVPLGPVPFTLQVFTVILSGILLGSRLGFTSQVLYVLAGAIGFPVFAGFAGGFAHIYGPTGGYLLAFPIASLLAGLFAERSERVEVWLLGSILGIGVIYLLGWLRLGLYLGGDFGKALAVGVLPFVPFDIAKAVLAVGVAKAVKRALPWL, from the coding sequence ATGAAGGCGAGGGAAGTGTCTTTGACCGGGCTGTTCGTGGCGTTAACTGCTGTAAGCGCCCAGATTCAGGTTCCCCTTGGGCCCGTTCCCTTCACGCTTCAGGTCTTCACGGTCATCCTCTCCGGCATTTTGCTCGGTTCGAGGCTCGGCTTCACGAGTCAGGTCCTCTACGTCTTAGCGGGTGCCATCGGTTTTCCTGTCTTCGCCGGATTCGCCGGCGGTTTCGCCCACATCTACGGCCCGACTGGCGGTTACCTGCTTGCGTTCCCCATCGCCTCCCTCCTGGCCGGACTCTTCGCCGAGCGCTCGGAGAGGGTGGAAGTGTGGCTCCTCGGGTCAATCCTCGGAATCGGCGTGATTTACCTCCTCGGCTGGCTCAGGCTGGGCCTCTACCTCGGTGGCGACTTTGGAAAGGCCCTCGCCGTCGGAGTACTCCCGTTCGTTCCCTTCGACATAGCGAAGGCGGTCTTGGCCGTTGGGGTTGCAAAGGCCGTTAAAAGGGCTCTCCCCTGGCTTTGA
- a CDS encoding tyrosine--tRNA ligase, which yields MDVEKKIEFIKRKPTEELLTEENLRHLLEVGIPMQHYIGFEISGYIHLGTGLMAGAKIADLQKAGIKTRIFLADWHSWINDKLGGDLETIQKVALGYFKEGMKQSIKVMGGDPDKVEFVLASEILEKGDYWQTVIDISKNVTLARMMRSITIMGRQMGESIDFAKLIYPAMQVADIFYQGVTIAHAGMDQRKAHVIAIEVAQKLRYHALEWNGEKLKPVALHHHLLLGLQEPPVWPIESEEQFKELKTQMKMSKSKPYSAVFIHDSPEEIKQKLRKAFCPAREVNYNPVLDWAEYIIFREEPTEFTIHRPAKFGGDVTYTTFEELKRDFAEGKLHPLDLKNAVAEYLIELLKPVREYFEKHPEPLELMRQVKITR from the coding sequence ATGGACGTTGAGAAAAAGATTGAGTTCATAAAGCGCAAGCCGACGGAGGAGCTCCTCACCGAGGAGAACCTTAGGCACCTCCTCGAGGTTGGAATCCCGATGCAGCACTACATCGGCTTCGAAATCAGCGGTTACATTCACCTCGGAACCGGACTCATGGCTGGAGCCAAGATAGCCGACCTCCAGAAGGCGGGGATAAAGACGAGGATTTTCTTAGCCGACTGGCACAGCTGGATAAACGACAAGCTCGGCGGTGATTTGGAGACCATTCAGAAGGTCGCCCTCGGCTACTTCAAGGAGGGAATGAAACAGAGCATCAAGGTGATGGGCGGAGACCCCGACAAGGTCGAGTTCGTCCTCGCGAGTGAGATACTCGAGAAAGGTGATTACTGGCAGACGGTAATAGACATCTCAAAGAACGTCACCCTCGCGAGGATGATGCGCTCGATAACGATAATGGGGCGCCAGATGGGCGAGTCAATAGACTTCGCCAAGCTCATCTACCCGGCGATGCAGGTTGCTGACATCTTCTACCAAGGCGTTACCATAGCTCACGCCGGAATGGACCAGAGGAAAGCCCACGTCATAGCGATTGAAGTGGCCCAGAAGCTCCGCTACCACGCCCTCGAATGGAACGGCGAGAAGCTCAAGCCCGTTGCTTTACACCACCACCTCCTCCTTGGCCTGCAGGAACCGCCGGTGTGGCCGATTGAGAGCGAGGAGCAGTTCAAAGAGCTCAAGACCCAGATGAAGATGAGCAAGAGCAAGCCCTACTCGGCTGTGTTTATCCACGACAGCCCCGAGGAGATTAAGCAAAAGCTCAGGAAGGCCTTCTGCCCGGCGAGGGAAGTTAACTACAACCCCGTCCTCGACTGGGCCGAGTACATAATCTTCCGCGAGGAGCCGACCGAGTTCACCATACACCGCCCGGCCAAGTTCGGTGGCGACGTCACCTACACCACCTTCGAGGAGCTCAAGAGGGACTTCGCGGAAGGGAAGCTCCACCCGCTCGACCTCAAGAACGCCGTCGCCGAATACCTCATCGAGCTCCTCAAGCCGGTTCGCGAGTACTTCGAGAAGCACCCGGAGCCCCTTGAGCTGATGAGGCAGGTCAAGATTACCCGCTGA
- a CDS encoding methyl-accepting chemotaxis protein has protein sequence MRMERVVRLGIIVMLILNVVSVAGVFLYASKAKADGIVIDIAGRQRMLTQKMSKEALIVALGNDSYRDDLLSTAELFDTCLKALLYGGKAPIHDKEWNVPPAPPEVRDQLEKVEKLWEPFYASVKIVAKDDPNSPEFKKALNYIITHNDQLLAEMNTAVGLYSETFGRKMTYLEYYLIVMLVLSVVIAVLLLRYLGNITSEFIGVHEESERKRDELQRELDILISYITELSEGNLSVSLPEGKGEFAKLHQALETFRKRLIEMLGTLKETTERLEDSSQRLLEMSREGVNLVAQGTEAIRQIAVEAQRQQENINEITEGMRYVEEISGESVKAMEEFEVSMREVVEIANEGRERSRASASQIAGIQRTIELVKEAVDNIKEMSKNIVSITDVITSIAEQTNLLALNAAIEAARAGEAGRGFAVVAQEIRDLAEESKQAADNIRNIIVQITERIDEASRLTDQSVSVVGESSKGLEETVEYLGNIATLIEEVTPKMEEVKESILRTREEVEKALRAMENLAASSEETTASTEEVTSTMEEQENLIRNLEKVASEIHDAVERMVPIISAFKVGLKEKIKGKLGLS, from the coding sequence ATGAGAATGGAGCGGGTTGTCCGGCTGGGGATTATAGTGATGCTCATCCTCAACGTCGTGTCCGTTGCAGGGGTGTTCCTCTACGCGAGCAAGGCAAAGGCGGACGGAATCGTCATTGACATCGCAGGCAGGCAAAGGATGCTCACGCAGAAGATGTCCAAGGAAGCCCTCATAGTTGCCCTCGGGAACGACTCCTACCGCGATGACCTTCTCTCGACCGCGGAGCTCTTTGACACATGCCTCAAGGCCCTCCTCTACGGTGGAAAAGCCCCCATTCACGACAAGGAGTGGAACGTGCCCCCGGCACCTCCAGAAGTCCGCGACCAGCTTGAAAAGGTTGAGAAGCTCTGGGAGCCGTTCTACGCCAGCGTCAAAATCGTCGCCAAGGACGACCCCAACAGTCCCGAGTTCAAGAAGGCGCTTAACTACATCATAACTCACAACGACCAGCTCCTGGCGGAGATGAACACCGCTGTGGGCCTTTACAGCGAGACCTTCGGCAGGAAGATGACCTACCTTGAGTACTATCTCATAGTTATGCTCGTTCTCAGCGTCGTTATCGCGGTTCTCCTCCTCCGCTACCTCGGAAACATTACGTCTGAGTTTATCGGCGTCCACGAGGAGAGCGAGAGAAAGCGCGATGAGCTCCAGCGCGAGCTTGACATCCTGATAAGCTACATCACGGAGCTATCCGAGGGGAACCTGTCCGTTAGCCTGCCTGAGGGCAAGGGCGAGTTCGCGAAGCTCCACCAGGCCCTCGAGACCTTCAGGAAGAGGCTCATTGAGATGCTCGGCACGCTGAAGGAGACGACTGAGAGGCTTGAGGACAGCTCCCAGAGGTTACTTGAGATGTCCCGCGAGGGCGTTAACCTCGTCGCCCAGGGAACCGAGGCGATACGGCAGATAGCGGTCGAGGCGCAGAGACAGCAGGAGAACATCAACGAGATAACCGAGGGAATGCGCTACGTTGAGGAAATCAGCGGGGAGAGCGTCAAGGCCATGGAGGAGTTCGAGGTCTCGATGAGGGAAGTCGTGGAGATAGCGAACGAGGGACGCGAGAGGAGCAGGGCCTCGGCCAGCCAGATAGCGGGAATCCAGCGCACCATAGAGCTTGTCAAGGAAGCTGTTGACAACATCAAGGAGATGAGCAAGAACATCGTCAGCATAACCGACGTCATAACGAGCATCGCGGAGCAGACCAATTTGCTCGCGTTGAACGCGGCTATCGAGGCTGCGAGGGCTGGAGAAGCCGGAAGGGGATTCGCGGTGGTTGCCCAGGAGATAAGGGACCTCGCGGAGGAGAGCAAGCAGGCGGCCGACAACATAAGGAACATAATCGTTCAGATAACCGAGCGCATCGATGAGGCCTCACGGCTCACGGACCAGAGCGTCTCCGTGGTGGGAGAGAGCTCGAAGGGGCTTGAGGAAACCGTTGAGTACCTCGGCAACATAGCAACGCTCATAGAGGAGGTCACCCCAAAGATGGAGGAGGTCAAGGAGAGCATACTCCGGACGAGGGAAGAGGTAGAGAAGGCCCTCCGCGCGATGGAGAACCTCGCGGCCAGCTCCGAAGAGACGACGGCCTCAACGGAGGAAGTTACTTCAACGATGGAGGAGCAGGAAAACCTGATACGGAACCTCGAGAAGGTTGCATCGGAGATACACGATGCAGTGGAGCGGATGGTTCCAATCATAAGCGCCTTCAAGGTTGGCCTCAAGGAGAAGATAAAGGGAAAGCTCGGGCTCAGCTGA